In Penaeus chinensis breed Huanghai No. 1 chromosome 26, ASM1920278v2, whole genome shotgun sequence, a single genomic region encodes these proteins:
- the LOC125039199 gene encoding ribosomal protein S6 kinase alpha-5-like isoform X2 has protein sequence MEPSTSTNPNPKDGDVIYHELRNVNLTGKGRVDMAHFELLKVLGTGAYGKVFLVRKVSGRDAGKLYAMKVLKKATIVQKKKTTEHTKTERQVLEAVRQSPFLVTLHYAFQTDAKLHLILDYVSGGELFTHLYQRERFREEEVRLYIGEIILALEHLHKLGIIYRDIKLENILLDSDGHIVLTDFGLSKDFLPHDTEHRAYSFCGTIEYMAPEVVRGGSHGHDQAVDWWSVGVLTYELLTGASPFTVEGEKNNQQEISRRILKTQPPLPSELSSEVRDFISRLLVKDPRQRLGGGPRDAEELKEHKFFKTINWDDLAKKKVPAPFVPRISNELDVSNFSEEFTAMVPQDSPAIVPPDVDKMFNGYSYVAPSVIFTENVVSDSLFKMSPDRRPDTHNLMACSFKDSAFFQHYELDLREGILGDGSFSVCRRCIQKSTGRAFAVKIVSRRLDCQQEINLLRACQGHSNIVTFHEVFYDEAHTYIVMELLEGGELLQRIRKHERFTEAQASVIMQSLVSAVHYMHTKGVVHRDLKPENLLFKSSSEDSEIKVVDFGFARMKPEKDGCMKTPCFTLHYAAPEVLRQAVQQGAAGYDETCDWWSLGVILYTMLSGRAPFQSRSKDDTSASIIARIKGGSFDMSGPEWLTVSTQAKKLIKGLLTVDASKRLTINELLQDEWLQGGPPSVFSATPLMTPTILSARPTLKGPVSAEAGVKQTFHAFHMATREGFRLLDVSNARLAQRRKNKKSSTDARSHSSTSSLSSTSSASSLTSTRTPSKSDRCSSSLGATPKKEESIFDFGEARVKAYLSSIESPSEPTFPATPSIALTLPSPRLKGSSKGSSLGSFDLSRGDKSSEPQSKSETSIGPSPEVCSPNSMVSYRKEEQCLASQKQCDVSETRREDVSRTKCPGNTLKPSLCLGGEFSGPQTRSRKRKLEKICDAEVTVVKHVFKGRNTRSKRFDTIVIDD, from the exons CATATGGAAAAGTGTTTCTGGTGCGGAAGGTTTCAGGAAGAGATGCAGGGAAACTTTATGCAATGAAGGTGCTAAAGAAAGCCACTATTGTGCAAAAGAAGAAGACCACAGAACACACCAAGACAGAACGCCAAGTCCTGGAGGCAGTCCGTCAGAGCCCTTTCCTCGTCACCCTTCACTATGCCTTCCAAACCGATGCCAAGCTTCATCTCATTCTAG ATTATGTAAGTGGCGGAGAACTCTTCACACACCTCTATCAGCGGGAAAGATTTCGCGAAGAAGAGGTTCGGCTTTACATTGGAGAGATCATCCTTGCCCTTGAGCACCTGCACAAA CTGGGCATAATATACCGTGATATCAAGTTGGAAAATATCCTCCTAGACTCAGATGGGCATATAGTACTGACGGATTTCGGTCTCAGCAAAGACTTCCTTCCCCATGACACAGAGCACAGAGCTTACTCTTTCTGTGGTACGATTGAGTACATGGCACCTGAGGTGGTGCGTGGGGGCTCACATGGCCATGATCAG GCGGTAGACTGGTGGAGTGTTGGTGTATTAACGTATGAATTGTTAACGGGAGCTTCACCATTTActgtggaaggagagaaaaataaccaACAGGAGATTTCAAG ACGAATCTTGAAGACCCAGCCCCCACTACCAAGTGAACTGTCGTCTGAGGTTCGTGATTTCATCTCCCGGCTTCTTGTGAAAGACCCTCGTCAACGGCTAGGAGGTGGGCCAAGGGATGCTGAAGAGCTGAAGGAACATAAATTTTTCAAG ACCATAAACTGGGATGACCTGGCCAAAAAGAAAGTCCCAGCTCCCTTTGTTCCTCGTATCAGCAATGAACTTGATGTTAGTAATTTCTCAGAGGAGTTTACAGCTATGGTTCCTCAAGATTCCCCTGCCATAGTTCCTCCAGATGTGGATAAAATGTTCAAT GGCTACTCATATGTAGCACCTTCAGTCATCTTTACTGAAAATGTTGTTAGTGATTCTCTCTTCAAGATGTCTCCAGACAGAAGACCAGACACACATAATCTAATGGCTTGTAGCTTCAAG GATTCTGCATTTTTCCAGCATTATGAATTAGATCTACGAGAAGGCATACTAGGTGATGGTAGTTTTAGTGTGTGTCGTAGATGTATCCAAAAATCTACAGGCCGTGCCTTTGCTGTGAAAATTGTGTCGCGCAGGTTAGACTGCCAGCAGGAAATTAATTTACTACGTGCTTGTCAAGGACATTCCAATATAGTTACCTTCCATGAAGTCTTTTATGATGaa GCGCACACATACATTGTTATGGAACTTCTTGAGGGAGGTGAACTTCTTCAGAGGATCAGAAAACACGAAAGATTCACAGAAGCACAAGCATCAGTCATCATGCAGAGTCTAGTGTCTGCTGTCCATTATATGCATACAAAAGGTGTTGTACATAGAGACCTGAAGCCAGAG AATCTCCTTTTCAAAAGTTCCTCGGAAGACTCAGAAATCAAGGTTGTGGACTTTGGCTTTGCCCGCATGAAGCCAGAAAAAGATGGATGTATGAAGACCCCGTGTTTCACTCTTCACTACGCAGCTCCTGAAGTTTTGCGACAGGCAGTTCAGCAGGGTGCTGCGGGTTATGATGAAACTTGTGATTGGTGGAGTTTAGGTGTTATtttg TATACCATGTTGTCTGGTAGAGCCCCATTTCAGTCAAGAAGTAAAGACGACACCTCAGCATCTATTATTGCTCGCATAAAAGGTGGAAGTTTTGACATGTCTGGACCAGAGTGGTTAACTGTGTCAACTCAGGCAAAGAAACTTATTAAAG GATTGTTGACGGTAGATGCCTCAAAACGTCTGACCATCAATGAACTGTTGCAAGACGAGTGGTTACAAGGTGGCCCGCCTTCTGTGTTCTCGGCCACGCCACTCATGACCCCTACCATTCTCAGTGCAAGGCCGACCCTCAAAGGACCTGTGTCAGCGGAGGCAGGGGTCAAACAAACCTTTCATGCATTCCATATGGCCACCAGAGAAGGCTTTCGTTTGTTA gATGTCAGCAATGCACGATTGGCCCAGCGCCGGAAAAACAAAAAGTCATCTACTGACGCCCGGAGCCATTCTTctacctcatccctctcctctacctcatcAGCGTCTTCCCTCACTTCTACTCGTACACCTAGTAAATCAGACCGTTGTAGTTCCTCACTAGGTGCGACTCCAAAGAAGGAGGAGAGCATATTTGACTTTGGGGAAGCAAGAGTCAAGGCATATTTGTCAAGCATAGAGTCACCATCGGAACCTACCTTCCCTGCCACGCCCAGCATAGCTCTTACGTTGCCAAGCCCACGGTTAAAAGGCAGTTCGAAAGGTAGTTCCCTTGGTTCGTTTGACTTATCAAGAGGAGACAAATCAAGTGAACCACAGTCAAAATCAGAAACTTCCATAGGTCCGTCTCCGGAAGTCTGCTCCCCTAACAGTATGGTGTCTTATAGGAAGGAAGAACAGTGCCTTGCATCTCAAAAACAGTGTGATGTCAGTGAGACCCGGAGAGAAGATGTCTCAAGGACCAAGTGTCCTGGAAATACACTCAAGCCCTCCCTGTGCCTAGGTGGCGAGTTCTCTGGCCCACAGACTCGATCACGGAAAAGAAAGCTAGAAAAAATCTGTGATGCTGAAGTGACTGTAGTTAAACACGTGTTCAAAGGTAGAAACACTCGTAGTAAGAGATTTGATACTATAGTAATAGATGATTGA
- the LOC125039199 gene encoding ribosomal protein S6 kinase alpha-5-like isoform X1, whose translation MGVHRTLAEEPGGSLETLEEEEEEEEVVDCLQRRLHHHGYPQRHHSPTGSTDSDVLNNNQVDSGKVNLTGKGRVDMAHFELLKVLGTGAYGKVFLVRKVSGRDAGKLYAMKVLKKATIVQKKKTTEHTKTERQVLEAVRQSPFLVTLHYAFQTDAKLHLILDYVSGGELFTHLYQRERFREEEVRLYIGEIILALEHLHKLGIIYRDIKLENILLDSDGHIVLTDFGLSKDFLPHDTEHRAYSFCGTIEYMAPEVVRGGSHGHDQAVDWWSVGVLTYELLTGASPFTVEGEKNNQQEISRRILKTQPPLPSELSSEVRDFISRLLVKDPRQRLGGGPRDAEELKEHKFFKTINWDDLAKKKVPAPFVPRISNELDVSNFSEEFTAMVPQDSPAIVPPDVDKMFNGYSYVAPSVIFTENVVSDSLFKMSPDRRPDTHNLMACSFKDSAFFQHYELDLREGILGDGSFSVCRRCIQKSTGRAFAVKIVSRRLDCQQEINLLRACQGHSNIVTFHEVFYDEAHTYIVMELLEGGELLQRIRKHERFTEAQASVIMQSLVSAVHYMHTKGVVHRDLKPENLLFKSSSEDSEIKVVDFGFARMKPEKDGCMKTPCFTLHYAAPEVLRQAVQQGAAGYDETCDWWSLGVILYTMLSGRAPFQSRSKDDTSASIIARIKGGSFDMSGPEWLTVSTQAKKLIKGLLTVDASKRLTINELLQDEWLQGGPPSVFSATPLMTPTILSARPTLKGPVSAEAGVKQTFHAFHMATREGFRLLDVSNARLAQRRKNKKSSTDARSHSSTSSLSSTSSASSLTSTRTPSKSDRCSSSLGATPKKEESIFDFGEARVKAYLSSIESPSEPTFPATPSIALTLPSPRLKGSSKGSSLGSFDLSRGDKSSEPQSKSETSIGPSPEVCSPNSMVSYRKEEQCLASQKQCDVSETRREDVSRTKCPGNTLKPSLCLGGEFSGPQTRSRKRKLEKICDAEVTVVKHVFKGRNTRSKRFDTIVIDD comes from the exons CATATGGAAAAGTGTTTCTGGTGCGGAAGGTTTCAGGAAGAGATGCAGGGAAACTTTATGCAATGAAGGTGCTAAAGAAAGCCACTATTGTGCAAAAGAAGAAGACCACAGAACACACCAAGACAGAACGCCAAGTCCTGGAGGCAGTCCGTCAGAGCCCTTTCCTCGTCACCCTTCACTATGCCTTCCAAACCGATGCCAAGCTTCATCTCATTCTAG ATTATGTAAGTGGCGGAGAACTCTTCACACACCTCTATCAGCGGGAAAGATTTCGCGAAGAAGAGGTTCGGCTTTACATTGGAGAGATCATCCTTGCCCTTGAGCACCTGCACAAA CTGGGCATAATATACCGTGATATCAAGTTGGAAAATATCCTCCTAGACTCAGATGGGCATATAGTACTGACGGATTTCGGTCTCAGCAAAGACTTCCTTCCCCATGACACAGAGCACAGAGCTTACTCTTTCTGTGGTACGATTGAGTACATGGCACCTGAGGTGGTGCGTGGGGGCTCACATGGCCATGATCAG GCGGTAGACTGGTGGAGTGTTGGTGTATTAACGTATGAATTGTTAACGGGAGCTTCACCATTTActgtggaaggagagaaaaataaccaACAGGAGATTTCAAG ACGAATCTTGAAGACCCAGCCCCCACTACCAAGTGAACTGTCGTCTGAGGTTCGTGATTTCATCTCCCGGCTTCTTGTGAAAGACCCTCGTCAACGGCTAGGAGGTGGGCCAAGGGATGCTGAAGAGCTGAAGGAACATAAATTTTTCAAG ACCATAAACTGGGATGACCTGGCCAAAAAGAAAGTCCCAGCTCCCTTTGTTCCTCGTATCAGCAATGAACTTGATGTTAGTAATTTCTCAGAGGAGTTTACAGCTATGGTTCCTCAAGATTCCCCTGCCATAGTTCCTCCAGATGTGGATAAAATGTTCAAT GGCTACTCATATGTAGCACCTTCAGTCATCTTTACTGAAAATGTTGTTAGTGATTCTCTCTTCAAGATGTCTCCAGACAGAAGACCAGACACACATAATCTAATGGCTTGTAGCTTCAAG GATTCTGCATTTTTCCAGCATTATGAATTAGATCTACGAGAAGGCATACTAGGTGATGGTAGTTTTAGTGTGTGTCGTAGATGTATCCAAAAATCTACAGGCCGTGCCTTTGCTGTGAAAATTGTGTCGCGCAGGTTAGACTGCCAGCAGGAAATTAATTTACTACGTGCTTGTCAAGGACATTCCAATATAGTTACCTTCCATGAAGTCTTTTATGATGaa GCGCACACATACATTGTTATGGAACTTCTTGAGGGAGGTGAACTTCTTCAGAGGATCAGAAAACACGAAAGATTCACAGAAGCACAAGCATCAGTCATCATGCAGAGTCTAGTGTCTGCTGTCCATTATATGCATACAAAAGGTGTTGTACATAGAGACCTGAAGCCAGAG AATCTCCTTTTCAAAAGTTCCTCGGAAGACTCAGAAATCAAGGTTGTGGACTTTGGCTTTGCCCGCATGAAGCCAGAAAAAGATGGATGTATGAAGACCCCGTGTTTCACTCTTCACTACGCAGCTCCTGAAGTTTTGCGACAGGCAGTTCAGCAGGGTGCTGCGGGTTATGATGAAACTTGTGATTGGTGGAGTTTAGGTGTTATtttg TATACCATGTTGTCTGGTAGAGCCCCATTTCAGTCAAGAAGTAAAGACGACACCTCAGCATCTATTATTGCTCGCATAAAAGGTGGAAGTTTTGACATGTCTGGACCAGAGTGGTTAACTGTGTCAACTCAGGCAAAGAAACTTATTAAAG GATTGTTGACGGTAGATGCCTCAAAACGTCTGACCATCAATGAACTGTTGCAAGACGAGTGGTTACAAGGTGGCCCGCCTTCTGTGTTCTCGGCCACGCCACTCATGACCCCTACCATTCTCAGTGCAAGGCCGACCCTCAAAGGACCTGTGTCAGCGGAGGCAGGGGTCAAACAAACCTTTCATGCATTCCATATGGCCACCAGAGAAGGCTTTCGTTTGTTA gATGTCAGCAATGCACGATTGGCCCAGCGCCGGAAAAACAAAAAGTCATCTACTGACGCCCGGAGCCATTCTTctacctcatccctctcctctacctcatcAGCGTCTTCCCTCACTTCTACTCGTACACCTAGTAAATCAGACCGTTGTAGTTCCTCACTAGGTGCGACTCCAAAGAAGGAGGAGAGCATATTTGACTTTGGGGAAGCAAGAGTCAAGGCATATTTGTCAAGCATAGAGTCACCATCGGAACCTACCTTCCCTGCCACGCCCAGCATAGCTCTTACGTTGCCAAGCCCACGGTTAAAAGGCAGTTCGAAAGGTAGTTCCCTTGGTTCGTTTGACTTATCAAGAGGAGACAAATCAAGTGAACCACAGTCAAAATCAGAAACTTCCATAGGTCCGTCTCCGGAAGTCTGCTCCCCTAACAGTATGGTGTCTTATAGGAAGGAAGAACAGTGCCTTGCATCTCAAAAACAGTGTGATGTCAGTGAGACCCGGAGAGAAGATGTCTCAAGGACCAAGTGTCCTGGAAATACACTCAAGCCCTCCCTGTGCCTAGGTGGCGAGTTCTCTGGCCCACAGACTCGATCACGGAAAAGAAAGCTAGAAAAAATCTGTGATGCTGAAGTGACTGTAGTTAAACACGTGTTCAAAGGTAGAAACACTCGTAGTAAGAGATTTGATACTATAGTAATAGATGATTGA
- the LOC125039199 gene encoding ribosomal protein S6 kinase alpha-5-like isoform X3, translating into MAHFELLKVLGTGAYGKVFLVRKVSGRDAGKLYAMKVLKKATIVQKKKTTEHTKTERQVLEAVRQSPFLVTLHYAFQTDAKLHLILDYVSGGELFTHLYQRERFREEEVRLYIGEIILALEHLHKLGIIYRDIKLENILLDSDGHIVLTDFGLSKDFLPHDTEHRAYSFCGTIEYMAPEVVRGGSHGHDQAVDWWSVGVLTYELLTGASPFTVEGEKNNQQEISRRILKTQPPLPSELSSEVRDFISRLLVKDPRQRLGGGPRDAEELKEHKFFKTINWDDLAKKKVPAPFVPRISNELDVSNFSEEFTAMVPQDSPAIVPPDVDKMFNGYSYVAPSVIFTENVVSDSLFKMSPDRRPDTHNLMACSFKDSAFFQHYELDLREGILGDGSFSVCRRCIQKSTGRAFAVKIVSRRLDCQQEINLLRACQGHSNIVTFHEVFYDEAHTYIVMELLEGGELLQRIRKHERFTEAQASVIMQSLVSAVHYMHTKGVVHRDLKPENLLFKSSSEDSEIKVVDFGFARMKPEKDGCMKTPCFTLHYAAPEVLRQAVQQGAAGYDETCDWWSLGVILYTMLSGRAPFQSRSKDDTSASIIARIKGGSFDMSGPEWLTVSTQAKKLIKGLLTVDASKRLTINELLQDEWLQGGPPSVFSATPLMTPTILSARPTLKGPVSAEAGVKQTFHAFHMATREGFRLLDVSNARLAQRRKNKKSSTDARSHSSTSSLSSTSSASSLTSTRTPSKSDRCSSSLGATPKKEESIFDFGEARVKAYLSSIESPSEPTFPATPSIALTLPSPRLKGSSKGSSLGSFDLSRGDKSSEPQSKSETSIGPSPEVCSPNSMVSYRKEEQCLASQKQCDVSETRREDVSRTKCPGNTLKPSLCLGGEFSGPQTRSRKRKLEKICDAEVTVVKHVFKGRNTRSKRFDTIVIDD; encoded by the exons CATATGGAAAAGTGTTTCTGGTGCGGAAGGTTTCAGGAAGAGATGCAGGGAAACTTTATGCAATGAAGGTGCTAAAGAAAGCCACTATTGTGCAAAAGAAGAAGACCACAGAACACACCAAGACAGAACGCCAAGTCCTGGAGGCAGTCCGTCAGAGCCCTTTCCTCGTCACCCTTCACTATGCCTTCCAAACCGATGCCAAGCTTCATCTCATTCTAG ATTATGTAAGTGGCGGAGAACTCTTCACACACCTCTATCAGCGGGAAAGATTTCGCGAAGAAGAGGTTCGGCTTTACATTGGAGAGATCATCCTTGCCCTTGAGCACCTGCACAAA CTGGGCATAATATACCGTGATATCAAGTTGGAAAATATCCTCCTAGACTCAGATGGGCATATAGTACTGACGGATTTCGGTCTCAGCAAAGACTTCCTTCCCCATGACACAGAGCACAGAGCTTACTCTTTCTGTGGTACGATTGAGTACATGGCACCTGAGGTGGTGCGTGGGGGCTCACATGGCCATGATCAG GCGGTAGACTGGTGGAGTGTTGGTGTATTAACGTATGAATTGTTAACGGGAGCTTCACCATTTActgtggaaggagagaaaaataaccaACAGGAGATTTCAAG ACGAATCTTGAAGACCCAGCCCCCACTACCAAGTGAACTGTCGTCTGAGGTTCGTGATTTCATCTCCCGGCTTCTTGTGAAAGACCCTCGTCAACGGCTAGGAGGTGGGCCAAGGGATGCTGAAGAGCTGAAGGAACATAAATTTTTCAAG ACCATAAACTGGGATGACCTGGCCAAAAAGAAAGTCCCAGCTCCCTTTGTTCCTCGTATCAGCAATGAACTTGATGTTAGTAATTTCTCAGAGGAGTTTACAGCTATGGTTCCTCAAGATTCCCCTGCCATAGTTCCTCCAGATGTGGATAAAATGTTCAAT GGCTACTCATATGTAGCACCTTCAGTCATCTTTACTGAAAATGTTGTTAGTGATTCTCTCTTCAAGATGTCTCCAGACAGAAGACCAGACACACATAATCTAATGGCTTGTAGCTTCAAG GATTCTGCATTTTTCCAGCATTATGAATTAGATCTACGAGAAGGCATACTAGGTGATGGTAGTTTTAGTGTGTGTCGTAGATGTATCCAAAAATCTACAGGCCGTGCCTTTGCTGTGAAAATTGTGTCGCGCAGGTTAGACTGCCAGCAGGAAATTAATTTACTACGTGCTTGTCAAGGACATTCCAATATAGTTACCTTCCATGAAGTCTTTTATGATGaa GCGCACACATACATTGTTATGGAACTTCTTGAGGGAGGTGAACTTCTTCAGAGGATCAGAAAACACGAAAGATTCACAGAAGCACAAGCATCAGTCATCATGCAGAGTCTAGTGTCTGCTGTCCATTATATGCATACAAAAGGTGTTGTACATAGAGACCTGAAGCCAGAG AATCTCCTTTTCAAAAGTTCCTCGGAAGACTCAGAAATCAAGGTTGTGGACTTTGGCTTTGCCCGCATGAAGCCAGAAAAAGATGGATGTATGAAGACCCCGTGTTTCACTCTTCACTACGCAGCTCCTGAAGTTTTGCGACAGGCAGTTCAGCAGGGTGCTGCGGGTTATGATGAAACTTGTGATTGGTGGAGTTTAGGTGTTATtttg TATACCATGTTGTCTGGTAGAGCCCCATTTCAGTCAAGAAGTAAAGACGACACCTCAGCATCTATTATTGCTCGCATAAAAGGTGGAAGTTTTGACATGTCTGGACCAGAGTGGTTAACTGTGTCAACTCAGGCAAAGAAACTTATTAAAG GATTGTTGACGGTAGATGCCTCAAAACGTCTGACCATCAATGAACTGTTGCAAGACGAGTGGTTACAAGGTGGCCCGCCTTCTGTGTTCTCGGCCACGCCACTCATGACCCCTACCATTCTCAGTGCAAGGCCGACCCTCAAAGGACCTGTGTCAGCGGAGGCAGGGGTCAAACAAACCTTTCATGCATTCCATATGGCCACCAGAGAAGGCTTTCGTTTGTTA gATGTCAGCAATGCACGATTGGCCCAGCGCCGGAAAAACAAAAAGTCATCTACTGACGCCCGGAGCCATTCTTctacctcatccctctcctctacctcatcAGCGTCTTCCCTCACTTCTACTCGTACACCTAGTAAATCAGACCGTTGTAGTTCCTCACTAGGTGCGACTCCAAAGAAGGAGGAGAGCATATTTGACTTTGGGGAAGCAAGAGTCAAGGCATATTTGTCAAGCATAGAGTCACCATCGGAACCTACCTTCCCTGCCACGCCCAGCATAGCTCTTACGTTGCCAAGCCCACGGTTAAAAGGCAGTTCGAAAGGTAGTTCCCTTGGTTCGTTTGACTTATCAAGAGGAGACAAATCAAGTGAACCACAGTCAAAATCAGAAACTTCCATAGGTCCGTCTCCGGAAGTCTGCTCCCCTAACAGTATGGTGTCTTATAGGAAGGAAGAACAGTGCCTTGCATCTCAAAAACAGTGTGATGTCAGTGAGACCCGGAGAGAAGATGTCTCAAGGACCAAGTGTCCTGGAAATACACTCAAGCCCTCCCTGTGCCTAGGTGGCGAGTTCTCTGGCCCACAGACTCGATCACGGAAAAGAAAGCTAGAAAAAATCTGTGATGCTGAAGTGACTGTAGTTAAACACGTGTTCAAAGGTAGAAACACTCGTAGTAAGAGATTTGATACTATAGTAATAGATGATTGA